In Zingiber officinale cultivar Zhangliang chromosome 3B, Zo_v1.1, whole genome shotgun sequence, a single window of DNA contains:
- the LOC121967246 gene encoding 60S ribosomal protein L15-2-like, with protein MGAYKYVSELWRKKQSDVMRFLQRVRCWEYRQLPSIVRVTRPTRPDKARRLGYKAKQGYVIYRVRVRRGGRKRPVPKGIVYGKPKNQGITQLKFQRNKRSVAEERAGRKLGGLRVLNSYWVNEDSTYKYFEVVLVDAAHTVIRNDPRINWICKGVHKHRELRGLTSAGKKYRGLRGKGHRHHKARPSRRATWKRNQTLSLRRYR; from the exons ATGG GGGCGTACAAGTACGTGTCAGAGCTATGGAGGAAGAAGCAGTCCGATGTGATGCGGTTCCTGCAGAGGGTGCGGTGCTGGGAGTATCGTCAGCTTCCGTCCATCGTGCGCGTCACCAGGCCCACGCGCCCTGATAAGGCTCGACGTCTCGGTTACAAGGCAAAGCAG GGTTATGTCATTTATCGGGTTCGTGTTAGACGGGGTGGGAGGAAGAGGCCTGTTCCAAAGGGTATTGTGTATGGAAAACCCAAGAATCAGGGTATCACTCAGCTTAAGTTCCAACGAAACAAGCGGTCAGTCGCAGAGGAGAGAGCTGGCCGAAAGTTGGGAGGCCTCAGGGTACTGAACTCTTACTGGGTGAACGAG GATTCAACCTACAAATATTTTGAGGTTGTACTTGTTGATGCTGCCCACACTGTAATCCGCAATGACCCAAGGATCAACTGGATCTGCAAGGGTGTTCACAAGCACCGTGAGCTTCGTGGTCTCACTTCAGCTGGTAAGAAGTACCGTGGTCTCCGTGGCAAAGGTCATCGTCATCACAAGGCCAGGCCATCACGCAGGGCAACCTGGAAGAGGAACCAAACTTTGTCTCTTCGTCGTTACCGCTAA